Proteins encoded together in one Hevea brasiliensis isolate MT/VB/25A 57/8 chromosome 16, ASM3005281v1, whole genome shotgun sequence window:
- the LOC110663553 gene encoding methyl-CpG-binding domain protein 4-like protein isoform X2 encodes MFPPYFRKVPKQEKESADSSLTDSNGGQKKSSKKSKKASERAGIAVRNVSPYFQKVPKEGAADSNLTDSNCGQKKSSKKRKKPCEGAGLAFPNVLPHFQKICKEEEAAHNSLTDCNDGQKELSKKSIRPCKRAGLAVRVVSPCFCKVPKEGEAACSNLTASHSGQKGSSKKSKKPCERAAPAVRTVSPYFQKVPKEKEAADSSLNDAKHGRKKSSKMGKRSGSISNVLSSSQKRSEAYRSKTPDNTWKPPRSEVGLLQEDHVHDPWRVLVICMLLNCTTGTQVRRVIIDFFTLCPDPMTATEVKTQEIENIIEPLGLHRKRVVIIQRLSQEYLGDDWTYVTQPHGVGNY; translated from the exons ATGTTTCCCCCCTACTTCCGGAAGGTGCCCAAGCAAGAAAAGGAATCTGCAGATAGCAGCTTAACTGACAGCAATGGTGGGCAAAAGAAATCATCAAAGAAGAGCAAAAAGGCATCTGAAAGGGCAGGTATTGCAGTTCGAAATGTCTCCCCTTACTTCCAGAAGGTACCCAAGGAAGGAGCTGCAGATAGCAACTTGACTGACAGCAATTGTGGGCAGAAAAAGTCATCAAAAAAGAGAAAAAAGCCATGTGAAGGAGCTGGTCTTGCATTTCCAAATGTCTTGCCCCACTTCCAGAAGATATGCAAGGAAGAAGAAGCTGCACATAACAGCTTGACTGACTGCAATGATGGGCAGAAAGAGTTGTCAAAGAAGAGCATAAGGCCTTGTAAAAGAGCTGGTCTTGCAGTTCGAGTTGTATCCCCATGCTTCTGCAAGGTACCCAAGGAAGGAGAAGCTGCATGTAGCAACTTGACTGCTAGCCATAGTGGGCAGAAAGGGTCATCAAAGAAAAGCAAAAAGCCATGTGAAAGAGCTGCTCCTGCAGTTCGAACTGTCTCCCCTTACTTCCAGAAGGTACCCAAGGAAAAAGAAGCCGCAGATAGCAGCTTGAATGATGCCAAACATGGGCGGAAAAAATCTTCAAAGATGGGTAAAAGATCAGGGAGTATTAGTAATGTTCTCTCTAGTTCCCAAAAGCGAAGTGAGGCTTACCGAAGCAAAACTCCAGATAACACATGGAAGCCACCACGATCTGAAGTTGGACTTCTACAAGAAGATCATGTGCATGACCCTTGGAGAGTGCTGGTGATATGCATGCTGCTTAATTGCACAACTGGTACACAG GTACGAAGAGTTATAATAGATTTCTTCACTCTGTGTCCTGATCCAATGACTGCCACTGAGGTAAAAACACAGGAGATTGAAAACATAATAGAACCTCTAGGTTTGCATAGAAAGAGGGTGGTGATAATACAACGCTTATCGCAGGAGTATTTAGGGGATGATTGGACCTATGTGACTCAGCCGCACGGTGTAGGAAA ttactga
- the LOC110663553 gene encoding methyl-CpG-binding domain protein 4-like protein isoform X1, with the protein MFPPYFRKVPKQEKESADSSLTDSNGGQKKSSKKSKKASERAGIAVRNVSPYFQKVPKEGAADSNLTDSNCGQKKSSKKRKKPCEGAGLAFPNVLPHFQKICKEEEAAHNSLTDCNDGQKELSKKSIRPCKRAGLAVRVVSPCFCKVPKEGEAACSNLTASHSGQKGSSKKSKKPCERAAPAVRTVSPYFQKVPKEKEAADSSLNDAKHGRKKSSKMGKRSGSISNVLSSSQKRSEAYRSKTPDNTWKPPRSEVGLLQEDHVHDPWRVLVICMLLNCTTGTQVRRVIIDFFTLCPDPMTATEVKTQEIENIIEPLGLHRKRVVIIQRLSQEYLGDDWTYVTQPHGVGKR; encoded by the exons ATGTTTCCCCCCTACTTCCGGAAGGTGCCCAAGCAAGAAAAGGAATCTGCAGATAGCAGCTTAACTGACAGCAATGGTGGGCAAAAGAAATCATCAAAGAAGAGCAAAAAGGCATCTGAAAGGGCAGGTATTGCAGTTCGAAATGTCTCCCCTTACTTCCAGAAGGTACCCAAGGAAGGAGCTGCAGATAGCAACTTGACTGACAGCAATTGTGGGCAGAAAAAGTCATCAAAAAAGAGAAAAAAGCCATGTGAAGGAGCTGGTCTTGCATTTCCAAATGTCTTGCCCCACTTCCAGAAGATATGCAAGGAAGAAGAAGCTGCACATAACAGCTTGACTGACTGCAATGATGGGCAGAAAGAGTTGTCAAAGAAGAGCATAAGGCCTTGTAAAAGAGCTGGTCTTGCAGTTCGAGTTGTATCCCCATGCTTCTGCAAGGTACCCAAGGAAGGAGAAGCTGCATGTAGCAACTTGACTGCTAGCCATAGTGGGCAGAAAGGGTCATCAAAGAAAAGCAAAAAGCCATGTGAAAGAGCTGCTCCTGCAGTTCGAACTGTCTCCCCTTACTTCCAGAAGGTACCCAAGGAAAAAGAAGCCGCAGATAGCAGCTTGAATGATGCCAAACATGGGCGGAAAAAATCTTCAAAGATGGGTAAAAGATCAGGGAGTATTAGTAATGTTCTCTCTAGTTCCCAAAAGCGAAGTGAGGCTTACCGAAGCAAAACTCCAGATAACACATGGAAGCCACCACGATCTGAAGTTGGACTTCTACAAGAAGATCATGTGCATGACCCTTGGAGAGTGCTGGTGATATGCATGCTGCTTAATTGCACAACTGGTACACAG GTACGAAGAGTTATAATAGATTTCTTCACTCTGTGTCCTGATCCAATGACTGCCACTGAGGTAAAAACACAGGAGATTGAAAACATAATAGAACCTCTAGGTTTGCATAGAAAGAGGGTGGTGATAATACAACGCTTATCGCAGGAGTATTTAGGGGATGATTGGACCTATGTGACTCAGCCGCACGGTGTAGGAAA GAGATGA
- the LOC110663553 gene encoding methyl-CpG-binding domain protein 4-like protein isoform X4 → MFPPYFRKVPKQEKESADSSLTDSNGGQKKSSKKSKKASERAGIAVRNVSPYFQKVPKEGAADSNLTDSNCGQKKSSKKRKKPCEGAGLAFPNVLPHFQKICKEEEAAHNSLTDCNDGQKELSKKSIRPCKRAGLAVRVVSPCFCKVPKEGEAACSNLTASHSGQKGSSKKSKKPCERAAPAVRTVSPYFQKVPKEKEAADSSLNDAKHGRKKSSKMGKRSGSISNVLSSSQKRSEAYRSKTPDNTWKPPRSEVGLLQEDHVHDPWRVLVICMLLNCTTGTQVRRVIIDFFTLCPDPMTATEEYLGDDWTYVTQPHGVGKR, encoded by the exons ATGTTTCCCCCCTACTTCCGGAAGGTGCCCAAGCAAGAAAAGGAATCTGCAGATAGCAGCTTAACTGACAGCAATGGTGGGCAAAAGAAATCATCAAAGAAGAGCAAAAAGGCATCTGAAAGGGCAGGTATTGCAGTTCGAAATGTCTCCCCTTACTTCCAGAAGGTACCCAAGGAAGGAGCTGCAGATAGCAACTTGACTGACAGCAATTGTGGGCAGAAAAAGTCATCAAAAAAGAGAAAAAAGCCATGTGAAGGAGCTGGTCTTGCATTTCCAAATGTCTTGCCCCACTTCCAGAAGATATGCAAGGAAGAAGAAGCTGCACATAACAGCTTGACTGACTGCAATGATGGGCAGAAAGAGTTGTCAAAGAAGAGCATAAGGCCTTGTAAAAGAGCTGGTCTTGCAGTTCGAGTTGTATCCCCATGCTTCTGCAAGGTACCCAAGGAAGGAGAAGCTGCATGTAGCAACTTGACTGCTAGCCATAGTGGGCAGAAAGGGTCATCAAAGAAAAGCAAAAAGCCATGTGAAAGAGCTGCTCCTGCAGTTCGAACTGTCTCCCCTTACTTCCAGAAGGTACCCAAGGAAAAAGAAGCCGCAGATAGCAGCTTGAATGATGCCAAACATGGGCGGAAAAAATCTTCAAAGATGGGTAAAAGATCAGGGAGTATTAGTAATGTTCTCTCTAGTTCCCAAAAGCGAAGTGAGGCTTACCGAAGCAAAACTCCAGATAACACATGGAAGCCACCACGATCTGAAGTTGGACTTCTACAAGAAGATCATGTGCATGACCCTTGGAGAGTGCTGGTGATATGCATGCTGCTTAATTGCACAACTGGTACACAG GTACGAAGAGTTATAATAGATTTCTTCACTCTGTGTCCTGATCCAATGACTGCCACTGAG GAGTATTTAGGGGATGATTGGACCTATGTGACTCAGCCGCACGGTGTAGGAAA GAGATGA
- the LOC110663553 gene encoding methyl-CpG-binding domain protein 4-like protein isoform X3, with translation MFPPYFRKVPKQEKESADSSLTDSNGGQKKSSKKSKKASERAGIAVRNVSPYFQKVPKEGAADSNLTDSNCGQKKSSKKRKKPCEGAGLAFPNVLPHFQKICKEEEAAHNSLTDCNDGQKELSKKSIRPCKRAGLAVRVVSPCFCKVPKEGEAACSNLTASHSGQKGSSKKSKKPCERAAPAVRTVSPYFQKVPKEKEAADSSLNDAKHGRKKSSKMGKRSGSISNVLSSSQKRSEAYRSKTPDNTWKPPRSEVGLLQEDHVHDPWRVLVICMLLNCTTGTQVRRVIIDFFTLCPDPMTATEVKTQEIENIIEPLGLHRKRVVIIQRLSQEYLGDDWTYVTQPHGVGK, from the exons ATGTTTCCCCCCTACTTCCGGAAGGTGCCCAAGCAAGAAAAGGAATCTGCAGATAGCAGCTTAACTGACAGCAATGGTGGGCAAAAGAAATCATCAAAGAAGAGCAAAAAGGCATCTGAAAGGGCAGGTATTGCAGTTCGAAATGTCTCCCCTTACTTCCAGAAGGTACCCAAGGAAGGAGCTGCAGATAGCAACTTGACTGACAGCAATTGTGGGCAGAAAAAGTCATCAAAAAAGAGAAAAAAGCCATGTGAAGGAGCTGGTCTTGCATTTCCAAATGTCTTGCCCCACTTCCAGAAGATATGCAAGGAAGAAGAAGCTGCACATAACAGCTTGACTGACTGCAATGATGGGCAGAAAGAGTTGTCAAAGAAGAGCATAAGGCCTTGTAAAAGAGCTGGTCTTGCAGTTCGAGTTGTATCCCCATGCTTCTGCAAGGTACCCAAGGAAGGAGAAGCTGCATGTAGCAACTTGACTGCTAGCCATAGTGGGCAGAAAGGGTCATCAAAGAAAAGCAAAAAGCCATGTGAAAGAGCTGCTCCTGCAGTTCGAACTGTCTCCCCTTACTTCCAGAAGGTACCCAAGGAAAAAGAAGCCGCAGATAGCAGCTTGAATGATGCCAAACATGGGCGGAAAAAATCTTCAAAGATGGGTAAAAGATCAGGGAGTATTAGTAATGTTCTCTCTAGTTCCCAAAAGCGAAGTGAGGCTTACCGAAGCAAAACTCCAGATAACACATGGAAGCCACCACGATCTGAAGTTGGACTTCTACAAGAAGATCATGTGCATGACCCTTGGAGAGTGCTGGTGATATGCATGCTGCTTAATTGCACAACTGGTACACAG GTACGAAGAGTTATAATAGATTTCTTCACTCTGTGTCCTGATCCAATGACTGCCACTGAGGTAAAAACACAGGAGATTGAAAACATAATAGAACCTCTAGGTTTGCATAGAAAGAGGGTGGTGATAATACAACGCTTATCGCAGGAGTATTTAGGGGATGATTGGACCTATGTGACTCAGCCGCACGGTGTAGGAAAGTAA